CGACATTACCCGAGGCTGATGCCCGGGCGGAAATCCACGCGCACCTGGACCAGCGGGTGCTTAGGGAGATGACCTCCGCCGGGCGCGAAAAGTTCCCGCCGTCGGAGGCTATCTGTTCAGGTTGAGGGCGGTTGTCCCAGAGACCGTCTGCCCGTCCTCGCAATTGGCAGTGATGCGGAGCAGGTAGCGACCGCTGGGCACCCGTGTACCTGCCGAGCTGCGACCATCCCAGGCGAGCGTGGTGGTCGTGCCGCCGGAGACAGGTGTGGCAAGGGCAATCGAGCGGACGACGCGACCAGCGACGTTGAGGACGTCGGCACGGACGGTGGCGTCCTTGCTCAGGGTGAAGACCACTTCAGCGCCGAGGCCACTGGTGTGCGCGGCCAGACTGCGCACGGCGAGGGTACCGACGGCGTCGTCGCGATTGACCTCGAGAGAGAAGGCACGCTCGGAGCCGGCGTCCGCATCGAAGGTGTAGCCGGAGACCGTGCGCATGTAGATGCGCTTGCCCGAGGCGAGGTCGACGAGGACCGGCTTGACGTCGGAAGGCAATCCGCTGAGATCGGGCCACTTGACGGTGACTGACCCGGCCTGCTGAGCCACGACCTTGACGGAGGCAGTGAAGCTCTGGGACGTGCGGTCGGCGAAGCAGGCTGCGGTGCGCGCCCCGTTAGCTCCGTCGAAGTAGAGGTCGACGACCTGCGCCGGCGGTCCCACGATGGTGTTGAGAGCCGCGGCCTGTGGGCTGACGCCGACGAAGTTGTCGGTGTCGGCGCCGTTCTGGGTTTCGGCGGCAAGGCGCAGAGCCCAGTCAGCCTGGATAGCGGCGGGATTGGACGTCTGCGAAGAGACGACCGGCTTGGCGAACTGGAGGGTTCCGTCGCTGAAGGCGCGGATGAATACGCCGCGGCCCTTGCGTAGGGTCTTGTCGGCGAAGCTGATGGTGGGGCTCACGAGCTTGTAGCTGCGCGTGAAGGCGTCGTAGGCCCACATGTAGTCACGGATCCAGTTGCGGGTAGCAGCACCTGCGAGCGTATCCGTGATTCCGGCGACGACCACAGAGAGGCCGGTGGTAGAGACGTCGGCAGGATAGGGGTTGCCGACCATGTTCCAGCCGGTGGTGAAGGACACCGGATAGGTGTCCTCGGTGGTAGGCAGTCCTGCGATGTCCACGGAGAGCGCACTGGACAGGGAGAGCCAGTATGCGCGGCCAAGGGCGTGCTGCAGGAAGCTATCGGAGGGGTTGGACTGATAGGTTCGGTAGGAGCTGGTGGCCGGATCGTAGCGTGCGAGCAGGAGGTCTGCCGCCGGGATCCCGAGGATGGTGGCCATGTCAGTGGACACGGGTGTCGCACCGATGGCGATCATCGACGTGCCGACCGGGAAGTTGAAGGTGTAGTTGGGGCTGGAGAAGACCGGGCCCGACGCCAGGACGGACGGGTTCTCGTTGCCGTCGGGAGCCACGGAGTCGGAGACATTGTCGGAGGCGGTGACGGCGTACCAGAACCTCGTGCCGTCAGCGGTGGGCTTGTCGACATAGGTCTGAAGGCCCACGTCGGTGATGGTGGCAAGGCGGGTCACACCGGTCTCGGTGATATTGTTGAAGCTGGCCGAGGAGCGGTAGATATTGAAGCGCGCGAAGTCGAGAGGCGCCGTGTATCCGCTCCAGGAGAGTGTGATTGAGGAGCCGTTGTCACCGGGAGTGTCGGCCGCGACGAGATTGGTCACCTGAGCCGGCGGAGCATCGTTGCGTGGGACGGCCGGGCCAGCAACCTTGGACTCGGTAACGTTGCCAGAGGCGTCCTGGACGGCCACCTTGTACCAATAGGAGAGACCGTCGGTGACGGTAGCGTCGGCGTAGGAGGTCGTGCCCTTGGGGAGCATGGAAGCGGTGACCTTGGTGAAGGGACCGCTGGCTGAGCTGGCCCGGAAGACGTTGTAGCCGACGACGTCATTGGCTCCGCGACCGTCGTCACCGGACTTGGACCAGGTGACGGTGGCGCTTCCGCCCTCATCGTTGGGGGTATCGACGGCCTGGATGGTCTTCGGCGCCAGCGGGAAGGTGATGTCCATGATGTCGAGGGTCATGGAAGCGCCGGAGTTGCTGATGTTGCGGACCACCAAGGGCGAAGTCGTGCCATCGTAGAGGGCTGCGGTCGGGTTGCTGGTGTCGTCGAAGGTGCGGTTGCCCGAGGTGCCAGGATAGGGGTCGCCGCCATCGCCCTCGTTGTTGTAGTGCTCGAGGTCGTAGCGGTTGTCAGCCTGCTCGAGAGCAACCTGATAATGGGAGATGGAGGGCAGGCCAGGGTACCACTGGCTGTCGTTGCCGGAGACGGAGTCGTCAACGTGGTAGATCAGCAGGCCGGCGCCGGGTAGCCCCGCATCGAAGCCGGTCTTCTGGCGGTTCTCGATGAGGAAGTACTCGCTGCCGGTGGTACCGGTGGCCTCGATCTTCATGATCCAAGGGTTGGTCTCGGTCTGGGGGACCACGACGCCCTGCTGGTGGACGGCGATGTTGGGTGTGATCCAGCCAAGGCTTGCTTTGCACCAAGCATCCATGTGCGCCGGAAGGTCGCCGGCGTTACCGTTCCAGCTCCCGCCAGCCATGAGTGACCAGTTGCCGAGGCCGCTCGAGTCGTAGCCGTAGTCGTAGAAGTCGGGCAGCCCGAGGGCATGCCCGTACTCGTGGCAGTAGACGCCGATGGTGACGAGGGCCGTGCTGGGGTACTGGTGCTCCGGCTGGATGATGAAGCTGTTAACCTTGACGCCATCGTTGGTGGTGACTTCGCCGGTACCATCACCAAAGGCCTGGGCGGAGTTGAGGTCCCAGCTGCAGGACCAGATGTTGGCAGCGGCAGCACCGTACTCTTCGCCTGTCCCCTGGTGGATGACGGAGACGCTGTCTACGTATCCATCCTTGTTCTGGTCGTAGGGGGCGAAGTTGAAGCCAGCAGCGTCGGCTGCTTTGATGGTCTCAATGACCAGTTCGGCGAGGTGCACATCGGAGCCACCGGCGCCGTTCTGGCCGTAGTAGTCGTGAGTGTTGGAGGCAGTGTACCAGCCGGCAACCCCGCCGGGCCCCGGGCCGACGGTGAACTTGCCGCCCGAGACCTCCGTGTAGTAGGCCTTCATGCTCCGAGCACCGGAGAAGAGAAGGGTGTTGAAATCAGTGGGTGCGTAGGTTGTGGTGGTATCGGAGAAGTTGACGCACAGGACGGCGATGTTGTCGGTGCCTGTGGTGGGAATTCGCTGTGGCGACACCAGGGTTCGCCGCCGGGCAGAGGCAGCCGCAGTGGTCACGGGTCGCGAGGAGGGTAGCCAGCTGCCACTCCGGGGATCCTGAGCGATGATCTGTCCGTCGAGGGTCTGCCACCAGTGCCCGCGCTCGTCGCCGCGGAGGACGGCCTGGACCGTGGCGCCGCTGGGTTGGGTAAGGGTGTGCACAGTCGGCGCTGCAGGGACCGCAAAGGCCGCCGTTGATCCCCACAACGAAAGAGCCATTGCGAAGGCCAAGGCGAAGGTGGGTTTGGTCACGGGAGTCCTCCCTATGCTGCGGCGAGCAGTTGGTAGAAAAAGAATGCCGAGCACGCACGGCCGGGTTTGCGGCAGAAGGTATGGTCTGCGCGTCCGGTCGGCGCGTGGGGCACTTTGGATGCTGGTGTCAAGGACGGGACTCGCACGGACATCTCCTCCGGAGCTTGGGCGGGCCACTGAGGCTCAGCTTCGGAGGGCCTAGGTGATGATAGCACGGCCTTTTCCAGCGAGTCAACGTGTGCTGGACTGCAAGGCAGTCCCAGGAGCTGGGCACTGCAACTCGCGGTCCAGGGGCCTGTCGGGCCCGTAATCACCGGTAACAGCGACCGCCCGTCGTGGAGTATTCCCCTGGCGGCGACGGAGTCCTGCAAGGAATCGGGACAAGGTTGGGGGCGTCTGTGGCACAAGACGCACAAGGAGGTGAGTGAAGGGTAGGTAGGCGTTTGGGGCGAGAGTGAGCGGGGCGGCCATCTGTCAATATTCTTGTCAGTTACATTTTCGTTGAATCATGAAGGCGCGACGTTTTGTGCTGAATAGGCGAAGGGTACTGGTACGCAGGGATATTACACACGAGTTACTTTGAGTAACTGAAGACACCATGCACCGATTGGCGGTCAATACGGACCTGTGATAGTGGAAGCGGCACGGTGGCCTGCCTCAAGGCAGCAGGCCATGCCGAGACGAGTGAGTGTAGGGAGAGTGGCTGGTGCAGGAGCGACCGTGGCTCCTCGGTGAGGGGCATCTGCGAACCGGACGAGCGGGTGTGCGGGAGTTCGTGCAAGCTCCGGAGTACCTGGGACTTGGCGACACAGTGTTTCCGGGAGTGCTGGAGACGCTGGAGGAGATGTTCAGCGGCGGATACGACGAAGCGGTGATCTGCTGGGGAATTGGGTCGGGCAAGTCATATCTGGGCGCGTTGGCGCTGGCGTACATGGCTCACTCGGTGCTGTGTCTGAGGGATCCGCAACGGTCCCTGGGAGTAGCGCCGGGTAGCAGCATCGTGTTCCTGGTGGCGGCACCGAGCGCGAGGCAAGCACGGCAGGTGGTGTTTGCGACGGTGAAGCGCCAGGTGCAAACGTCGCCGTGGTTCCGGGCATACGCCCCACAGACGGCGTTTCTGGCGACGGAGATCCGGTTTCCGCAACAGGTTGCGCTCGTCGCCGGGAACTCCTCGACGACGTTCCCGCTGGGGTACAACGTGCTGGGCGCGGTGGTGGATGAAGCGGCATGGTTCACGGCGGAGGCTCAAGGCGAAGAGGAGAGTGTGGAGGAGGTCTACAACGGTCTGAAGCGGCGGGTGCTGAGCCGGTTCAATGACCGCGGGTTCGTACTGGTGATCAGCTCGCCACGAACCGGCGAGGACTTCCTCGAACGCCGCCTGCGTGTGGCGGAGAGTGATCCGCGGGTGTTGGGATCGCGGCGGCCGACCTGGGAAGTGAGACCGGCGCGGATGTACTGCGGTGAGACCTTCCGATACGAGGGAATGGAAGTGCCCGTGGAGTACCGTCGTGAGTTTGAGGTGAACCCGCAACGGGCGCTACGAGACCTCGCGGCAAGACCGACGGCAGCCCTGCACCCGTACCTGAGCGACTGGGAGTGTCTCGAGGCGGCGAAGGACGAGAGGCAGCGACACCCCTTCGATGCCCGGGGGCGGCTGGAGGAATGGTTCCGTCCGAAGGGCGGACAGACACGCTATGTGCACATTGACCTGGGACTGAAGCATGATGCCTGCGGGGTCGCGATGGCGTACTGCGAGGACTCTGCGGGAGAGGGTGGACGGCCCCAGGTGGTCGTGGAGCTGATGCACCGGATGAAGGCTCCGAAAGGTGGCGAGGTGGATCTGGCGACCCCGCGCGAGATCGTGCTTTCGCTGCGGGAGCGAGGGTTCCCCATCGGGCAAGTGAGCTACGACGGATGGCAGAGCGCGGACAGTCGTCAGATTCTCGGAAGGCATGGTGTAGCCACCCGCACAGTGTCCGTAGACCGGACGATGGAGGCGTATGAGACGCTGAAGGGGCTGCTCGTTGAGCGTCGGCTCCGCACCTACGCCTATCCTCCCTTTGAGGAGGAGATGCGGAGACTGGAGCTGGTGGCGGGTCGGAAGGTCGACCATCCGCCGGGAGGCTCAAAGGATGTGGCGGATGCTGTGGCGGGGGCTGTCTGCGAGGCTGTGAAGCGTGGGAGCGGACGTGGGATGAGAGCAACTGTAGTGTAGCGGCGGAGAGACAGGGGATGGAAGTGAGTCGCAAGGAGGGGGACAGAGCCCTGAGGGGTCCTGTCCCCTTTGTGTTCCGGGTGAGCAGGCAGAGGCGGAGGGCACCTCCGGGACGCGGTGCCATCCAGTTCGGGAGGTAGCACGAGAATGTCGAGTGTGCTGGCGAAAGCGCATGTGCTCGGAGAGACTGCACGCGGTGAGACGAAGCAGTTGCCGGAGTCACCGTGGTGCGGGCTGTATGAGGACGGCACGGTGGTCGAGCCACCCTATGACCTTGACGCCCTGGCGGCGCTCTACGGGAGCAACGCAACCCACAAGGCATGTGTGGATGCGAAGGTCGCGACCGTGGTGGGGCTCGGGCACCGGTTCGTGAGCGTGAGTGCAGAGAGTAAGGACGAGGAACTGGCACGGTTGGAGGAGCTGTTCGGGTCGTGTAACCCGGAGATGACCTTCACCGAGGTTATGCGCACCGTCTGGGCCGACGTGGAGACGATCGGCAACGGCTACCTGGAGATCACGCGGGACGCGCAGCGGCAGATCGACGGGTTCTACCACGTGCCCGGGACGACGGTTCGTGTGACGGGCGATCGAGGAGGCTACGTGCAGATCCGGGGCGCGCGGCGGCAGTGGTTCCGGGCCTTCGGCAGTCGCGGCCAGGGCGCAGAGGATGCGAGTGAGATCCTGCACTTCCGGAAGTACACACCGGAGTCGAGCTACTACGGGGTGCCGGACATCATCGCAGCGTTGCCCGCAATCGCCGGGGATAAGGCAGCGCGCGAGTACAACCTGGATTTCTTCGAGCACAACGCAGTGCCGCGGATGGCGATCATCGTCGAAGGCGGCCAACTCTCGGAGGCCCTGCTACGGCAGATCCAGGGCTTCATGGAGAGCGAGGTCCGCGGTCACGGGCACAAGACGCTGGTGCTGGACGTCCCCGGCGATGGGGTGAAGGTGCGCCTGGAACCGCTGACGGTGGGCATGGCTGATGATGCGGCGTTCCTGGGATACCGCAAGGCGAACCGGGACGAGATCATGATGGTTCACCGGGTTCCGCCGAGCAAAGTGACGGTGATTGAGAACGCCAACCTGGCGAACAGCCAGGATCAGGACAAGACCTTCCGCGAGCAGGTGATCCGGCCCGAGCAGCGGGCGATCGAGTACCAGATGAACCGTCTGATCCGCGAGGCCCTGGGAATCCGGACGTGGGAGTTCCGGTTCCGCGAGATGGACCTGGGTGAGGAGCGGGAGCATGCGGAGATCGCTCGACTGTACCAGGAGATGGGCGTCTGGACGCCCGAGGAAGTGCGCGGGCATCTGGGTCTGAAGGCATCCGCCTAGGGGCAGGGAGAGGCGCTGTCGTCCGGTGAGACAGGGCATGAGGAGCGAGGTTCGCAGTGGCGATGGAGAGCGAGGAGCAGCAGGAATGGCGGTTCGAAGGGCTGGCGGCCTCGACCAGGATTGACCGCCAGCATGAGCGTCTGGGTCACAGGGCGCTGGAGAGCATGGTGCGCCGGCTGAGGGGCGAGACGGAGGGCGGCTCCGCGCACAGGGGTGGCGGAAGGAGACCGGCCCTGACCCTGGGGCACCAGGGAAGAGACAGGACTGTACTGGGTGTGGTGGAGGAGAGCTGGGTCGATGAGGAAGGGCTGCACGTCCGAGGCCGGCTGGACCGAGGGCATGCTGAGGCCAAGAGCGTGTACGAGAACCTCAGGCACGGCGGGGAGTACGGGCTGAGTGTAGGCGGTCGCGTCACGGCAGCGCACCGAGTGTACGACGAATCGGCCGGGGAGGTGATCCGGGTGATCGACGATGTGACGCTGGATCATGTCGCAGTATGCAAGCCGGAGCAGGCGGCGAATCCGGCCACGTACCTGCGGGCGTTGGAGAAGGAGGGTGAAGCAGTGGAAGCAGAGGATGAGCCTGAGAGCAGAGAGGCAACAGAGGGCGCTGGTGAAGAGGCGAACGCGAGTGGGGCTACGCGTGGAGGGAAGCTCGGAGGCCTATTGCAGGAGCTGCGCCGAGTTCTAGGGCGTGGTGGCCCCAGGGCGCAGGAGACGGAGCCAGCAGAACCAGGGCCAAGTGACGAGGCCGATCCTCCCGGCGACCTGTGGGATGAGATGGAAGCGCTGGCACAGAAGCTGGAGGCGCTTGGTGGTCAGGTGGAGGCGCTGGAGAAGGCGATCGCTGAGGGCGAGCCATCCGGCGAGACGATGGAGGGCACGGCGCTGCGGCGCGACAGGAGCCTGCGTCGCAGCTTCGAGGCACAGCAGAGGACGGATGTGGAGTACGGACCCAAGGGGCATCAGGGAGCCCAACTGTGGAAGGGAGTGTTGTAGTTGAGCGCGGAGGAACTGCTGCAGAAGGCTGTAGACACGACGGATCTGGAGGCTGGTGGCGTACTCAGCACCCAGCAGGCGAACCGGTTCATCGACCTGGTTGCGGACCAGTCAACGATGGTCAAGCAGGCGCGGGTCGTTCGGATGCGGTCTGCGTCGATGGAACTGGACCGGATTGGGACATCCGGTCGCGTGAGCATGCTGAGGAGCGAGGGTGTCGCACCGGGGTCTCTGAGTGAGCCGGCATTCTCGAAGGTGAGCCTGTCGGCGGTCGAGGTCATGACCCCCTTCGAGATCACCTTTGAGGC
Above is a window of Armatimonadia bacterium DNA encoding:
- a CDS encoding phage portal protein, with the protein product MSSVLAKAHVLGETARGETKQLPESPWCGLYEDGTVVEPPYDLDALAALYGSNATHKACVDAKVATVVGLGHRFVSVSAESKDEELARLEELFGSCNPEMTFTEVMRTVWADVETIGNGYLEITRDAQRQIDGFYHVPGTTVRVTGDRGGYVQIRGARRQWFRAFGSRGQGAEDASEILHFRKYTPESSYYGVPDIIAALPAIAGDKAAREYNLDFFEHNAVPRMAIIVEGGQLSEALLRQIQGFMESEVRGHGHKTLVLDVPGDGVKVRLEPLTVGMADDAAFLGYRKANRDEIMMVHRVPPSKVTVIENANLANSQDQDKTFREQVIRPEQRAIEYQMNRLIREALGIRTWEFRFREMDLGEEREHAEIARLYQEMGVWTPEEVRGHLGLKASA
- a CDS encoding M6 family metalloprotease domain-containing protein; the protein is MTKPTFALAFAMALSLWGSTAAFAVPAAPTVHTLTQPSGATVQAVLRGDERGHWWQTLDGQIIAQDPRSGSWLPSSRPVTTAAASARRRTLVSPQRIPTTGTDNIAVLCVNFSDTTTTYAPTDFNTLLFSGARSMKAYYTEVSGGKFTVGPGPGGVAGWYTASNTHDYYGQNGAGGSDVHLAELVIETIKAADAAGFNFAPYDQNKDGYVDSVSVIHQGTGEEYGAAAANIWSCSWDLNSAQAFGDGTGEVTTNDGVKVNSFIIQPEHQYPSTALVTIGVYCHEYGHALGLPDFYDYGYDSSGLGNWSLMAGGSWNGNAGDLPAHMDAWCKASLGWITPNIAVHQQGVVVPQTETNPWIMKIEATGTTGSEYFLIENRQKTGFDAGLPGAGLLIYHVDDSVSGNDSQWYPGLPSISHYQVALEQADNRYDLEHYNNEGDGGDPYPGTSGNRTFDDTSNPTAALYDGTTSPLVVRNISNSGASMTLDIMDITFPLAPKTIQAVDTPNDEGGSATVTWSKSGDDGRGANDVVGYNVFRASSASGPFTKVTASMLPKGTTSYADATVTDGLSYWYKVAVQDASGNVTESKVAGPAVPRNDAPPAQVTNLVAADTPGDNGSSITLSWSGYTAPLDFARFNIYRSSASFNNITETGVTRLATITDVGLQTYVDKPTADGTRFWYAVTASDNVSDSVAPDGNENPSVLASGPVFSSPNYTFNFPVGTSMIAIGATPVSTDMATILGIPAADLLLARYDPATSSYRTYQSNPSDSFLQHALGRAYWLSLSSALSVDIAGLPTTEDTYPVSFTTGWNMVGNPYPADVSTTGLSVVVAGITDTLAGAATRNWIRDYMWAYDAFTRSYKLVSPTISFADKTLRKGRGVFIRAFSDGTLQFAKPVVSSQTSNPAAIQADWALRLAAETQNGADTDNFVGVSPQAAALNTIVGPPAQVVDLYFDGANGARTAACFADRTSQSFTASVKVVAQQAGSVTVKWPDLSGLPSDVKPVLVDLASGKRIYMRTVSGYTFDADAGSERAFSLEVNRDDAVGTLAVRSLAAHTSGLGAEVVFTLSKDATVRADVLNVAGRVVRSIALATPVSGGTTTTLAWDGRSSAGTRVPSGRYLLRITANCEDGQTVSGTTALNLNR